Proteins from a genomic interval of Maylandia zebra isolate NMK-2024a linkage group LG15, Mzebra_GT3a, whole genome shotgun sequence:
- the ppp1r13bb gene encoding protein phosphatase 1, regulatory subunit 13Bb isoform X2: MKRFVTIVLRGLVSLSKENPIWAKEHHRPPKREIKRKRRAAKRAKSMGRRNLVRVMILTVYLSDGEQAVTEVPITPETTCHDVVEFCKEPGESGCHLAEVWRGNERAIPFEHMMYEHMQKWGPRKQEVKFFLRHEDSPTESSDQGSQQSQEQMSRRSGNTGDKHNENGVGSQRVELTLSELQEMATRQQQQIEAQQQMLVAKEQRLRYLKQQERRQQQSVSESEKLQRLKERVESQEAKLKKIRAMRGQVDYSKVINGNLSAEIEQVSSLFQEKQAELQAAVLRVEQLSLQLEDLRRGKLNGIQASLGGQVTGAAALELRKLYQELQIRNKLNQEQNSKLQQQKELLNKRNMEVTLMDKRISELRERLYKKKAELNRANGPPSPQPAPGTLGRVAAVGPYIQVPVPARQEGGYTIPPDPLKPQTLGVNNQANHGRTKSDGVRKPPGPWKVSDLDIVVDPVPPSLPESHPGPGASTGSDGTSPNETGWPTLGKPSATLKPPERRDSGTDTQGKSAPSGSPGAPSAEKVLDSKMAVSSPAINKPQPPPYGSHLTSANSASSLERRKDAPPPPRPLPNPPAPAWPRVPPATGSSSQQIQQRISVPPSPTFQPNAPLFPSGMSERLDPPPAVAVRPFIPDRGSRPQSPRKGPPTVNSSSIYHMYLQQLAPKSQPLKPAIKAVYGKPVLPSSSTPPSPLSFGQSGGAFPLLQGQPSGEDTLDGEYDDHESFQHLEPSAPPPSVENIPRPLSPTKLTPMVHSPLRYQSDADLEVLRKKLANAPRPLKKRSSITEPEGPSGPNIQKLLYQRFNTLAGGIEGNGVGGSGGGSGAGNGTPFYQPSNPPGYLGGDPLADTDNGNLLSETPLAPTPGEEEPGSDAPPATTDANDNEPVASPKGGHMDPAEAEGSEDNSNNNVGGSEAALPSPVPEVTTPEESGTGVSQPLEKRTNLKKPNSDRIGHGFRVKFNPLALLLDASLEGEFDLVQRIIYEVENPSTANDEGITPLHNAVCAGHHHIVKFLLDFGVNVNAADSDGWTPLHCAASCNSVHLCKLLVESGAAIFASTISDVETAADKCEEMEEGYLQCSQFLYGVQEKLGVMNKGTVYALWNYEAQNPDELSFSEGDAITILRRQDDSETEWWWARLEDNEGYVPRNLLGLYPRIKPRQRSLA, translated from the exons ATGAAGAGATTTGTGACTATAGTGTTACGTGGCCTCGTTAGCCTTTCCAAGGAGAACCCCATCTGGGCAAAGGAACATCACCGGCCACCAAAGAGGGAGATCAAGAGGAAACGGAGGGCGGCCAAGAGAGCCAAGAGTATGGGCAGACGCAACTTAGTGAGGGTG ATGATATTGACGGTGTACCTCAGCGACGGGGAGCAGGCCGTGACTGAGGTGCCCATCACCCCTGAAACAACGTGCCACGATGTCGTCGAGTTCTGTAAAGAGCCCGGCGAGAGCGGCTGCCATCTGGCCGAGGTGTGGAGAGGCAACG AGCGAGCAATCCCCTTTGAGCACATGATGTATGAACACATGCAGAAATGGGGACCTCGGAAGCAAGAAGTCAAATTCTTCCTCCGGCACGAAGATTCACCAACTGAGAGCAGCGATCAAG GGAGTCAGCAGTCTCAGGAGCAAATGAGTCGCAGAAGTGGAAATACTGGAGACAAGCACAATGAGAATGGG GTGGGCAGCCAGCGTGTGGAGCTCACGCTGTCGGAGCTGCAGGAGATGGCCacacggcagcagcagcaaatcGAGGCTCAGCAGCAGATGCTCGTTGCAAAG GAGCAACGTCTGCGTTACCTGAAGCAGCAGGAGCGACGTCAGCAGCAAAGCGTTTCAGAGAGCgagaagctgcagaggctgaAGGAACGTGTAGAGAGCCAGGAGGCCAAGCTCAAGAAGATTCGCGCAATGAGAGGCCAGGTGGACTACAGCAAGGTCATCAATGGCAACCTGT CGGCTGAGATCGAGCAGGTTAGCAGCCTGTTCCAGGAGAAGCAGGCGGAGTTGCAGGCAGCTGTGTTGAGGGTGGAGCAGCTTAGCCTGCAGCTAGAGGACCTGCGGAGAGGAAAGCTGAATGGCATACAGGCGTCCCTGGGTGGCCAAGTAACCGGTGCTGCAGCGCTGGAGCTCCGCAAACTGTACCAGGAGCTTCAG ATTCGAAACAAGTTGAATCAGGAGCAAAACAGCAAGCTGCAGCAACAGAAGGAGCTTCTGAACAAGCGCAATATGGAAGTGACGCTTATGGACAAGCGTATCAGTGAGCTGAGGGAGCGTCTCTACAAGAAAAAAGCTGAG CTGAATAGAGCCAATGGGCCTCCGTCTCCCCAGCCAGCTCCCGGCACTCTGGGTCGTGTTGCTGCTGTCGGGCCATATATCCAGGTTCCAGTACCGGCTCGACAGGAAGGCGGCTACACCATACCACCAGATCCACTGAAGCCACAGACTCTGGGTGTTAATAACCAAGCTAACCATGGCCGCACTAAATCAG ACGGTGTGCGAAAGCCTCCCGGCCCTTGGAAAGTGTCTGATTTAGACATCGTTGTGGACCCGGTTCCCCCGTCCCTTCCAGAATCACACCCGGGCCCTGGAGCCTCCACTGGCTCTGACGGCACGTCCC CTAATGAAACTGGTTGGCCTACTCTAGGCAAGCCCAGTGCAACTCTAAAACCTCCTGAGAGAAGAGACTCAGGGACTGATACCCAGGGCAAAAGTGCTCCCTCAGGCTCCCCCGGTGCTCCAAGTGCAGAAAAG GTGCTAGACTCCAAAATGGCTGTGTCCTCCCCAGCCATCAACAAGCCGCAGCCACCACCATACGGATCCCACCTCACCTCCGCAAACTCAGCCAGCTCCTTGGAGCGCCGTAAAGATGCACCTCCCCCACCTCGCCCACTCCCAAACCCACCAGCTCCCGCTTGGCCCCGTGTGCCCCCCGCCACAGGCTCGTCCTCCCAGCAGATCCAGCAGCGTATTTCAGTGCCACCAAGCCCCACCTTCCAGCCTAATGCACCGCTCTTTCCTTCTGGAATGAGTGAACGACTGGATCCTCCGCCAGCTGTGGCAGTGCGTCCCTTCATCCCAGACAGAGGATCACGGCCTCAGTCTCCCCGAAAGGGCCCACCTACCGTGAACTCTAGCTCCATCTATCACATGTACCTCCAGCAGTTGGCGCCAAAGAGCCAGCCACTAAAGCCTGCTATTAAAGCAG TATACGGGAAGCCTGTTCTCCCCTCCAGCTCGACGCCTCCCTCGCCTCTGTCTTTTGGTCAGTCAGGAGGGGCCTTCCCATTGCTCCAAGGCCAACCCAGTGGTGAGGACACATTAGACGGAGAATATGACGATCATGAGAGCTTCCAGCACCTCGAGCCGtcagcacctcctcccagtGTGGAGAACATACCACGGCCACTCAGCCCAACCAAGCTGACGCCAATGGTACATTCCCCGCTGCGCTACCAAAGCGACGCTGACCTCGAAGTGCTCCGTAAAAAGCTGGCCAACGCTCCAAGACCACTGAAGAAGCGCAGCTCCATCACAGAACCAGAGGGTCCCAGCGGACCCAACATCCAGAAACTGCTCTACCAGAGATTCAACACTCTTGCAGGAGGCATAGAGGGAAATGGAGTTGGTGGATCTGGAGGTGGGAGTGGTGCAGGTAATGGAACACCATTTTATCAACCAAGTAATCCTCCTGGATACCTAGGAGGTGACCCTCTGGCTGATACAGACAATGGGAATCTCCTCTCAGAAACTCCGCTAGCGCCAACACCAGGCGAAGAGGAGCCGGGCTCTGACGCTCCCCCTGCCACTACTGATGCTAATGACAATGAGCCAGTGGCCTCACCAAAAGGAGGGCACATGGATCCTGCTGAAGCCGAGGGATCAGaagacaacagcaacaacaacgtGGGAGGCTCAGAAGCGGCGCTGCCCAGCCCTGTGCCGGAGGTCACCACTCCAGAGGAGAGTGGCACAGGGGTCTCACAACCACTG GAGAAGCGAACAAacctaaaaaaaccaaactctgACCGCATTGGTCATGGCTTCAGAGTGAAGTTTAACCCTCTGGCTCTCCTGCTGGACGCCTCGTTGGAGGGAGAATTTGACCTGGTCCAGAGGATCATCTATGAG GTGGAAAATCCCAGCACTGCCAATGACGAAGGCATCACACCCCTGCACAACGCAGTGTGCGCGGGACATCACCACATAGTCAAGTTCCTGCTGGATTTTGGAGTGAACGTCAATGCTGCTGACAGTGATGGATG GACTCCTCTTCACTGTGCAGCTTCCTGCAACAGTGTTCATCTCTGTAAGTTGTTGGTCGAGTCAGGGGCCGCCATCTTTGCTAGCACCATTAGCGATGTGGAGACTGCTGCGGATAAATGCGAGGAAATGGAAGAGGGCTACCTCCAGTGTTCCCAGTTTCTATACG GTGTTCAGGAGAAGCTGGGCGTAATGAACAAGGGGACGGTGTACGCTCTGTGGAATTATGAAGCCCAAAATCCGGACGAGCTGTCGTTCAGTGAGGGGGACGCCATCACCATCCTGCGACGACAAGACGACAGCGAAACGGAGTGGTGGTGGGCACGACTCGAGGACAATGAGGGCTATGTTCCCCGCAACCTGCTGGGG CTCTATCCTAGAATCAAACCTCGTCAGCGCTCCCTGGCATAG